The genomic interval AATGAACGGAACTTTTCAAATTATAAAAATATGCTAAGAGAATTGCACAACAATGGGTTTAAAATTTCTGCAATTTTAGATCCAGGAGTAAAGGTAGAAAAAGGATATAAGATATTCGAAGAAGGAAAGGACAAATATTTTTTAAAAGATATAGATGGAAAGGATTTTGAGGGGGCTGTATGGCCAGGTAGAGTTAGATTTCCGGATTTTAGGGATAGGAAAGTTAGAAAGTGGTGGGGACAGAAAGTAAAACAACTACGCGAAGAAGGTATAGATGGTTTTTGGAATGATATGAATGAGCTCTCTATATTTGCCACAGAAAAGGATATAGAGGAAATGAAGTCAATTATCAAAAAAATGAAACTTGAGGATGGAATAAATATTGCTATAAAAGCTGGAATGATTGGAGAGATTGGTAGGCGCGTAAAAGTTGAAAATATAATCCATTTGGATGGAATTAAACATTATAAAATAAAAAATATATATGGATTTAATATGATTAGAGCTTCATATGAAGGATTTGAGAAGAAAGAGAGGAAGATGATAATTACACGTTCTGCGTATTCAGGTGTTCAAAGATATGGTGGTGTTTGGACGGGTGATAATCATAGTTGGTGGGAACATATTCAACTTGAAATAAGTAGAATAATGTCCTTGGGGTTAGTTGGAGTATTTTACAATGGGTGTGATGTAGGAGGTTTTGGGGGTGATGTGAACGCAGAATTGTTAGTAAGGTTTATGCAATTTGGTAGTTTTATACCTATGTTTAGAAATCACTCAGCTATAGGTACAAGAAGACAAGAGCCATGGTGTTTTGGAGAAAAATATGAAAAAATAATGAAAAAAACAATCGAATATAGATATATGCTTTTACCATACATTTATAGTGAATATATGATAGGTGTTTTTAAGAATATTCCCTTAGTTACACCTTTATTTTTCCATTTTGAAAAAGATAAAATGACATTTGATGTAGACGATCAGTTCATGCTTGGAAGAAGTGTTATTGTTGCCCCAATTTATAAACCTGGACAACGTAGTAGGTTAGTTTATTTACCTAAAAGATCACTGGATTTGAATAAGAGAGTATTCTTGAATAAAGGTTGGCATGAAGTAGAAGCACCTCTAGAAGTGATACCTCATTTTTTAGTTGACGGTAGGATTTTACCAATTCAAGAGCCAATGAATTATGTTGATGAGAGAGAAAGTGACTTTACAGTTATTGTGAGTGCTTATAATAATAAAGCTATAGGTTATTATTATGAAGACGATGGAAAAACAGAAAATTATAAAAAAGGAATGTATAATCTGTATAAAATCACGTATGATAAAGGGAAAATAGAAGTTCTGAAGATTAGGGAAAATTATATACATATGAAGAAAGTGTGGAACTTTAGAATTTATACAAAAGAAGGTTTGAAAGAAATAAGTTTAAAAATATAAAATATTCAGGAGGTGTCGGAATGGATTTTCGAGAATGGCAACGGGAAATATTTGGACGGAAAATGGTAGTTCAATATGGAAAAGTAGCAAAACAATCGGCAGGGTCAATATGGTTAAGATTTGGGGATAGTATTGTTTTGGCGACAGTTAATATCTCAGATAGGGTTGTTGAAGGAATCGATTTTGTGCCATTAACTGTCGAATATCAGGAAAAATTTTATGCTGCGGGGAAAATTCCAGGTGGTTTTATAAAAAGAGAAGGAAGACCCACAGAATCAGGAATTCTTTCTTCACGGCTAATTGACAGACCTATAAGACCTTTATTTCCAAAATATTTAAGGAATGATGTGCAATTAATTGTAACAGTCCTTTCAGTGGATAATGATTCGCCACCAGATGTGGCTGGGATAACTGCAGCTTCATTGGCACTTAATATTTCAAAAATACCATTTGATGGAATTGTTGCAGGTGTGAGAATAGGGTACGTAGATGGAGAATTCGTAGTTTTTCCAACTGAAGAGCAATTGGAAAAGAGTAAGTTGGATTTAGTAGTAGCTGGTAGTAAAGAAGCTATTACCATGGTAGAAGGCGAAGCAAAAGAAATCAGTGAAGAAGAAATGGTCAAAGCATTGATGACTGCACATGATGCGATAAAGAAAATAATAGATTTCGAAGAAGAAATACTCAGAGAATTCAATGTTGAAAAAATGAATATAGAAGAACCGAAACCAAATGAAGTTTTGCTTGAAGAGTTTGAAAAATTACTTGATGAAAAGGAATTGAAAGAAAGACTATTGACAAAAGAAAAGCTAGAAAGGTCGGCGAAATTGAAGGAGTATAGAGATAATCTATTGGAAAAAATTTTTGAGAAAAATCCAATCGAGGATGAAGAGGAGTTAAAAATTCAAGAGAATTTATTAAAAGAACTTTTTGATGAAAAAGCAAAAAAACTGATGAGGAAGATAATAATAAATGAAGGTATAAGAGCTGATGGGAGAAAACCTGATGAAATAAGACCAATTACATGCGAATTAGGATTGTTGCCAAGGACTCACGGTTCTGCATTGTTTACTCGTGGAGAAACTCAGAGTTTAGGAATAGTTACATTGGGTGCTCCTATGGAGGAACAAATTGTTGATACCTTAACTGAAGAAGGAACTAAAAGATTTATACTTCATTATAATTTCCCTCCGTTTTCAGTTGGGGAAGTAAAACCATTAAGAGGACCTGGCAGGCGAGAAATAGGGCATGGGCATTTAGCTGAAAGAGCCTTAAAAGCTGTTGCACCTTCTGAAGATGATTTTCCATATGTTATTAGGGTAGTTTCAGAGATATTAGAATCTAATGGTTCGTCATCAATGGCAACTGTTTGTTCTGGTTCTTTAGCTTTAATGGATGCTGGGGTTCCTATAAAAACGCATGTTGCGGGAGTCGCAATGGGTCTTATAATTGAAGAAGGTCAAGCTGTAATTTTGACCGATATTCAAGGATTAGAAGATCATTGGGGAGATATGGATTTTAAAGTAGCTGGTACAAGGGAAGGCATAACTGCTTTTCAAATGGACTGTAAAGTAGCAGGTGTAGGAGAAGATTTATTAAAGCAAGCTTTAGAACAGGCAAGAGTAGCAAGAATGAAAATTCTTGATATTATGTTCGAAACTATAGAGAAACCAAGGGAAACTCTTTCACCTCACGCTCCATTAATTGTAAATATTCAGATTGATCCTTTAAAAGTTGGTGAGTTAATAGGTCCGGGTGGAAAAGTGATAAAGTCTATAGTTAAAGACTATGATGTGGAAATTTCTATTGATGATAAAACGGGTAAAGTATCTGTATATGGTAAAGACCAAGAAAAAGTAAATAATGCTGTCGAGTATATAAAAAGTATAACTAAGGACGTTGAAGTTGGAGAGTTTTATGATGGGAAAATTATAAGAATAGAACCTTACGGTTTGTTTGTGGAAATTTTACCGGGAAAAATAGGCTTAGCACATGTAAGCAAATTAGGTAAAGACTCGAAAGTATTTACTAAAAAATATAAAATAGGAGATAATATAAAAGTCGTTGTAGTAAATATTGATGAAAACGGAAGAATTCAATTAGGAAAGTCTGAATAAAAACAAGATAAATAGAGGAGAGGTTTAATCTATGAAATGTTACAAATTTAATGATGGAATAGAATTATATTTTTATCCTATGGAAAATATTAGATCTGTTACTATTGCATTTAATGTGGGTGTGGGGTCAGTATATGAATCAGAAGATGTATCAGGTATTTCACATTTTATTGAACATCTTTCATTTAGAGGAACTAAAAATTACCATATGAAAGAATTAAAGTTAAAAGTTGAATCGGTGGGAGGATTATTGAATGCTTGGACGGATAAAGAAAATACAGTTTATTATGCAAAAGTCCCATCGTTTCATGCATATGAAACTTTTAAGGTATTAAAAGATATTGTTTTTAACCCTCTATTTAAAGAAAAAGATTTAGAATTAGAAAGACAAATAATTTATCAGGAATATTTATCACATGTTGAAGATCCAGTAAGTAATGTGTTTGATTTGATGTATGAAAATGCAATAGACGGTCCACATTCTAAACCAGTAATTGGTCGCGAGGAAACAATTAAGAAGATTAAGTTGGAAGATGTAGAAAGTTTTCATAGAGAATATTATAATCCTTATAATATTAAAGTAATAATAGTTGGACACGTTGATGAAAATGATCTGGAAAAAATAAAAGAGGAATTGAAAATTTCCAAAGGGTTTAAAACTACAAAACATAGTTCAAAAGTTAAAACGGGGATATTGAAAGGAAAAGTATTGAAAAACAGCCAGCAGATACATCTTCTTTATGTCAAGCCAGGTTTTTCACTTGAAAGTGAAGAAAGATTCCCAGCAATGATTTTAAATACGTTACTTAGTAGCGGTATGAGTTCTTTTTTGTTTGATGAAATAAGAGAAAAACGTGGGTTAGTTTATGATATTTATACAATGAATATATTTCAAAAAGATTGGGGAATATTTTTGTTGTATGCTGCTACTTCAACTGATAAACTGGATACTTTCCATTCAGAATTGTTTGATATTTTTTCTAATTTTAATTTGAGTGATCAATTATATGATTATGGCTTGAAAAGATTAATTGGAAAACTGGAACTTTCAACTGAAAGTACAGCAACATTAACAAACATGATTATTGATTATTTAACAAATGATGTTAAACCTTTAACACCGATGGAAATAGTTCAAAAAATAAAAGATGTGAGTAAAAAAGAAGTACAGAAAGTGTATGAAAAGTTAATTAAAGGAGAATGTTCCCTCTTTTATGTTTCACCAACGGATGATAAATGGATTCCGAAAAACTGGGGAAATTCTTAAGAAAATTATTAGTAGGAGGTAAAAAAATGGTTGATTTTGATAAATTAACACCTCGAGAAATTGTTGAAGAGTTAAACAAGTATATAATTGGTCAAAATGAAGCCAAAAAAGCAGTTGCGGTTGCAGTAAGGAATAGAATTAGAAGACAGAAACTTCCCGAAAATTGGAAAAAAGAAATAACCCCTAAAAATATTCTGATGATTGGACCAACAGGAGTTGGAAAAACTGAAATTGCAAGAAGATTAGCTCAATTATCTGGTTCACCATTTTTGAAGGTTGAAGCAACACGTTTTACAGAAGTTGGTTATGTTGGCAAAAATGTTGATTCGATGATAAGAGAATTAGTAGAAATAGCTGTTAATATGGTAAAGCAACGCAAGATGAAAGAGGTAGAAGAAAAAGCAAAGTTAAATGTTGAAAATAGAATTTTAGAGGCACTAGTCCCCTCAAAAAGGCGAGCACAACAAATTCCTTTTGCAAATATTTTCGGTATTCAAGAAAAGCCACAAGAATATGAAGATAGTAGGCAGATCACTGAAAAAAGGGAAGAATTGAGAAGAAAACTCAGAGCAGGAGAGCTTGATAATGAAGAAATCGAAATAGAAATTGAATCTTCTGGTTCACCTATAGGTTTTATAGGTTTACCCGAAATGGAAGATATGGGAATGGATTTATCGAATATGTTGGGAAATTTATTACCCAAGCAAAGGAAAAGAAGAAGAATGAAAATTTCGGAAGCTAAAAAAGTCTTACTTCCAATAGAAGAAGAAAAACTTGTTGATATGGACGAAGTAACACAGGAGGCGTTATCCTTAGCGCAGAATAGAGGAATAATCTTTATAGATGAGATGGATAAAATTACTGGTAAAAATTCTGGGAGTGGGCCAGATGTTTCAAGGCAAGGAGTCCAAAGAGATTTGTTGCCTATTGTTGAAGGTACAACAATAACAACTAAATATGGCCCTGTGAAAACTGATTTCATTCTTTTTATAGCCGCTGGAGCATTTCATGTAGCTAAACCAACTGATTTAATTCCAGAACTTCAGGGAAGATTTCCTATAAGAGTTGAACTTGAACCTTTAGATAAGTCTGATTTTGTAAGGATCTTAACTGAACCTGAAAATGCACTTACAAAGCAATACCAAGCTTTGTTGTATACTGAAGGAGTGCAATTGGAATTTACAGAAGATGGAATTGAAGAAATTGCACAGATTGCATATAATTTAAATCAAAAACTTGAAAATATTGGTGCAAGGCGCTTGTATACAGTGCTCGAAAAAGTTTTAGAAGAAGTCATGTTTAAAGCACCTGAAGTTGAGGATAAGGTAATTGTCAACTCTCAATTTGTAAGAAATAGATTAAAAGGTATAATTGAAGATGAAGATTTAAGTTCATATATCCTATAAAGGGGTGTGTAAGAATGGTTGCATCAAAGAAGAGACAGCTCAAAGAAACTTTACTTGCATATTTATTTTTACTACCTTCACTAATTGTTCTTGGAATTTTTGTCTTTTGGCCCGTAGGTTTTTCGTTTGTCTTGAGCTTTTTTAAATGGGATTTTAGAAATATGAAAACTCCTTATTTTAATGGGTTGGCTAATTATAAACAAATTTTTGAATTTAACTATCCACCCAAGTACTCATTTTTTGAGGGTTTTGTTTATTCATTGGGTTATGTTGCTTTAACTTTACTTATCGTAATAACTATTTATTCATTTATTACTTTTTTAAGAAAAGGAAATAAGTTGCTTTTTCTAAACCTTTTTGCAATAGTATTTTACTTTTCGATTTTTAGTTTTTTGAATAGCATTACTTCATTGATCATAGCAGTAATACTATGGGCGCTTTTAATCTTCAATTTTTATGAAAAAGGTCAAATGAAATATTTTAAATCTCATATTTGGATTAATATGGCTTTGATTTTAGTGATTTATGTACTTATTGAAACAGGTATGGCTGGTGATAAAAGTTTCTTTGCATTTTTTATAGATGCAAAGGACAAGAACTTATTTTTTAAAGCTTTATCTAATACATTTTATTATGTATTTTTATCTGTACCTATAACTTTAATCTTGTCTTTGGGAGTAGCAGTGCTGCTAAATTCTAATATAAGATTTAAGATTTTCTTTAGAACCGCTTACTTTATTCCATTTGTTACATCTGTAGTTGCAGTATCTCTTGTTTGGAAATGGATATTTAACGATGAGTTTGGATTGTTAAATTATATACTTTCTTGGTTCAATGTAGCACCGATTAGATGGTTAAAAGATGAAAAATGGACAATTCCTACCATTGCAATTGTTTCTATATGGAAGCAACTTGGATATAACTCAATAATATTCCTAGCAGGGTTGCAAAATATAGATAAGTTCTATTATGAAGCAGCCGAAGTTGATGGAGCAAATTCATGGCATAAATTTTCAAAGATTACTTGGCCACTCCTTTCACCTACTACATTTTTCCTTTTGATTGTGTCGATAATAGGTGCGTTTAAAGTATTTGCACAAATTTATGTTCTTTATGATGGACTTCCAGGGCCTTACAACAACAGTGGTTTAACAATGGTATATTATGTTTTCGATCTTTTCTATAGACAACAGAGAATGGGAATAGCGAGTGCTGCGGCATACTTGTTATTTGCTATTATTCTAATTTTTACTGCTATTCAATTTAAAGTAGGAAGTAAAGTAGTAGAATACGTTTCGTGAGGTGATAGTGATGAAAAAGTTGATTATATATTTATTACTTTCATTTGGTTTTGTGATTATGATTTTACCTTTTGCATGGATGTTAGTTACATCATTTAAATTACCTAGCGAAGTTCAAGAATGGCCTCCAAAGTGGCATTCAAAAAATTTCTTTACACATAGAGAAGTAAAAGTAAATGTTAAGCTTGGAGCTGTAAAAACAGTAAAAGGAATAAGTTTGAGTGAAGCATTGAGTTTTACTTCATCGACAAATGAAGTGAATAATGTTTTAAATATTGTGGTTGATGATGATCCATTTTATCGTGGAACATTGTTTATAGATACAAAGAATTTTGATTATATAGAGTTTGCTGATGTAAATGCTTTTAAAAATTGGCTAAATAATGTTGATAATTTTGCTAATTTTTCCACGGAAACTCCTGAGAAATTCTTCGAAGAAGTCTTTTTATACTATAAAAGTGGGCCAACTCCTTATTTTCAGAGACTAAATTACTACAGTAATTTAGCAAAGAGAATTGATGGAGCTTTGCAGGGAATAAAGTTAATAGAGAGGTTTATAGATAGAAGAATAAAAGATGAAAATGAAAGGGAAAGATTCAGAGAGTTTTTGAAAATTAAAGGAGAAGAAATTCAAAATGTTAAAGAAGAATTATCAAAATATAAATCTGGTAAATATTTGATTTTAACCGATGAAGAAATAGAAAACATTTATAAAACGTTGAATAAACTTAATTTAAATTATGATGGAGAAAATGAGTTATTGAATGTGTATAACTCAAAAGTAGTTAATGTTTTTGATGATGAGATAACAAAGGTGAAATTTTATTTAGATACAATTAATTACTTCAAAAACATTCAGACTAAAAAAATCGATAAACCTATAATTGCAAAATCTATCAGCAAAAGTGAAAAAATAAAGTTATTGAAAGAAGAATTAAAAAAATTTGAAGATGTTCAACTTTTAAGTAAAGTAATCTCAGAATATGGCTATGAGAACTTACCGGAAAATTTTTCGAAAAGTATAGATACCTTTATAAAAGAAAAATATAATATTTCAAGTTCACAGTTGATTGATTTGAAGAGTTTAACTGTTACATTTAAAAATGTTTTAATTAATAATAAAATCGATTATAAGCAAATATTATCCAAAGGAAGCCTGGATACGTTACTTGATTATGCAGATTTAAAGCTCTTATCCAGTAGTACATATAGAATTTTTAAATCGAAACTTGAGACGTATTCACACATTAATAATTTACATGCTCTTGTAAAAGATCTAATTGTTTACAGTGATTATTTAGATCAAGTCAGAAGAGTTTACAATAATTCTTTAAACGCTTGGAAAATTGTCGAAGCTCCATCATTTGTGAAAGCAGTGAGAGTGAAAAACGGAGAAGTTATAGAAGTAGAACTTGAAGGTGTAAGTCCAATTTATTTAAGTGATAATAGTATCAAGAAAGTAAGTCTGAGCTTCTCGTTTGGAGAAACACTTGCAAATATTTTTCAGAATTACGTTGATGCATGGAGATCAGCTCCTTTCGGTAGATACTACTTTAATACGGTGTTAGTTGCCACTGTAACGACAATTTTAGAAATAATACTTGCTTCTATGGCTGCATATGCATTTTCTTGGATGAATTTCCCGGGAAGAAACTTTATCTTTGGACTATTCTTGGCTACAATGATGGTTCCAGGCGAAGTGTTGCTTGTTCCAAACTTTATTACTATATCCAAGTTTGGATGGATTGATACGTACTATGCATTAATTGTCCCATGGATTGTGAGTGTATTTGCAATATTCTTAATGAGACAACATTTCTTAGCTTTACCAAAGGAATTATTTGATGCCGCAAAAATTGACGGATGTTCCCATTGGAAATTTTTGTGGCAAATAGTTGTTCCTTTGAGTAAACCTGTAATTATAACTGGTGCATTGTTAAAATTTGTGGGAAGTTGGAATGCATTTCTCTGGGTGTTAATAGTAACTAACAGTGATAAATTCAGAACATTACCAGTCGGATTACAAAATTTCAGTTCGGATGTGGGAACTTTGTATAATCAATTAATGGCAGCGGCGACGTTCTCAATTTTACCGGTTATAATCTTGTTCTTATTAACTCAAAAATACTTTATTAGAGGTATTGCAAGGACTGGTTTAAAATAATAAAAGGAGGTGAATTTATGAAAATATTTTTAGATACAGCAAACATTGAACAAATAAAAAAAGGTGTTGAATGGGGAATTGTTGATGGGGTTACTACAAATCCTACATTAATTGCAAAAGAAGGAAAACCTTTTGAAGAAACGATTAAAGAAATTTGCCAAATAGTCCAAGGGCCTGTTTCAGCCGAAGTAATTTCTCTTGATTGGGAAGGAATGGTAAAAGAAGCGAGAAAACTTGCAAAAATAGATGAACATGTTGTTGTAAAAATTCCAATGACTCCTGATGGAATTAAAGCGGTAAAGATATTGTCATCTGAAGGGATAAAAACGAATGTTACGTTAGTTTTTAGTGCAAACCAAGCTCTTTTTGCTGCAAAAGCTGGAGCAACTTATGTTAGTCCTTTTGTCGGAAGATTAGATGATATAGCTAATGATGGTGTAAAACTTTTAGAGGAAATCCTTAATATTTACGCAAATTATGGTTTTGAAACAGAAATAATTGCGGCAAGTATCAGACATCCTATGCATGTTTTAGAAGCTGCACTAATAGGTGTTGATATAGCTACCGTACCTTTTAATGTTTTAGAAAAAATGTTTGTTCATAGTCTAACTGATAGCGGCATAAAGAAGTTTTTAGAAGATTGGGAAAAATATAAAATGGGCAGGTGAAAAAGTTGTTTAGAACACACAATTGCAATGAATTGACCAAGAGTGATGTAGGAAAGGAAGTAGTTTTGGCTGGTTGGGTTGAAAGGATAAGAGATCTTGGCGGAATAAAATTTATAGTTTTAAGGGATAGATACGGTACAACTCAAGTTGTAGTTAATCCTTCATCTTCAGCTTATTCTATTGCTCAAGAAATTAGCAGGGAATATGTTGTTCAAATTAAAGGTGAGGTAAGAGAAAGGCCAGAAGAAACAAAGACTAATTCTCCAACAGGAGAAATAGAGGTTTATGCTTCTTCGATAAAGATATTATCTGAATCAAAATTACCCCCATTTTATCCTGGCGATAGTGTTTCAGAAGAATTAAGATTAAAATATAGGTATATCGATCTTCGTTCAGATAAAATGCAACAAAACATCATTTTAAGACATAAAATGGCCCAAGCTGCCAGGGAGTTTTTAAACAAACACGGGTTTTTGGAAATCGAAACTCCTTATTTAACAAAAAGTACTCCTGAAGGTGCCAGAGATTTCTTGGTCCCTTCCAGACTTCAGAAAGGAAAATTTTATGCTTTACCACAGTCTCCCCAATTGTTTAAACAATTATTGATGATTTCTGGTTTTGATAAATATTATCAATTTGCACGATGTTTTAGAGATGAAGATTTAAGGGCCGATAGACAACCGGAATTTACCCAAATTGATATTGAAATGTCTTTTGTTACAGAAGAGGAGATTCTAAATATAATGGAAGAATTTGTTCGATTTGTTTATAAAAGTGTTGGAATAGTTTTGCCTGAAAAATTCGACAGATTAACTTATGAAGAAGCAATGGAAAAATATGGAAGTGATAAACCAGATAGAAGATATGGAATGGAATTACATGATTTTACAGAAGACTTTAGAAATACAGGATTTAAAGTTATTGACAATGTAATAGAAAATGGTGGAACAGTAAAAGGATTTATAACAAATATACCCATGAGTAGAAAAATAGCGTCGGAATACGAGGCATATGTAAAGTCGTTTGGATTAGGTGGATTATTGTGGTTTAAAATTGATAACAATGAAATTATTTCTCCAACTGCCAAGTTTCTTGCTAAAAATTATGAAAAGTTGAGAACAAAATACAAACTTAAAAATGGAGATGTGGTTTTACTTGCTGCTTTTAAGGAACGTGAAACTTTAAATATTGCTTTAGGTGCTTTGAGATTAAAAATAGGTAAAGAACATTTTGAAAACAAAACTAAAGTAATTGATGCTCTTTGGGTTATAGATTTTCCATTTTTGGAATGGAATCAAGACGAACAACGATACGTTGCGAAACATCATCCATTTACGTTACCAAAGAACATTGATGACGAACCACACAAAATTACAGCACATGCATATGA from Thermosipho atlanticus DSM 15807 carries:
- the aspS gene encoding aspartate--tRNA ligase, translating into MFRTHNCNELTKSDVGKEVVLAGWVERIRDLGGIKFIVLRDRYGTTQVVVNPSSSAYSIAQEISREYVVQIKGEVRERPEETKTNSPTGEIEVYASSIKILSESKLPPFYPGDSVSEELRLKYRYIDLRSDKMQQNIILRHKMAQAAREFLNKHGFLEIETPYLTKSTPEGARDFLVPSRLQKGKFYALPQSPQLFKQLLMISGFDKYYQFARCFRDEDLRADRQPEFTQIDIEMSFVTEEEILNIMEEFVRFVYKSVGIVLPEKFDRLTYEEAMEKYGSDKPDRRYGMELHDFTEDFRNTGFKVIDNVIENGGTVKGFITNIPMSRKIASEYEAYVKSFGLGGLLWFKIDNNEIISPTAKFLAKNYEKLRTKYKLKNGDVVLLAAFKERETLNIALGALRLKIGKEHFENKTKVIDALWVIDFPFLEWNQDEQRYVAKHHPFTLPKNIDDEPHKITAHAYDMILNGNELGGGSLRIFSREIQEKVFDLIGLTKEEANEKFGFFLEALQYGVPPHGGIAFGFDRMVAIAANSESIRDVIAFPKTASGVCQLTGAPSEVTQQQLEELSINVVKNKEKI